Proteins encoded within one genomic window of Jiangella mangrovi:
- a CDS encoding MFS transporter — protein sequence MTLPRTVKVLLAARFVNRLGAFSMPFLAVLLVQDHGASVGVAGLAVGAFGAATIVSRLLGGRLVAVAGSKAAVVIGLCGTAGAQLVVAVAPSLAVALAGAVLLGLCFEIYEPASQGLIADVTPDPLLPAAYGLLAVTLSAAGLVAGLIAAAVGSAGLSWLFAVDAATALACAVLIATAMPSTPRHPRDPSTRARPWTDRRLLALTVTGTAFATVYLAVPMALPFALAAAGREPAEAGLLAALGALVILAGQPVLRRHADPDRRMVCGYLLVAAGLAVAGTFPDLTGYTISAVVIALGECLLLGYASTLVARLAPADAKAAYFSVYGITWGIALTVGPPLMGAALAHGPRTFWLVAAGTMLATAAAHRLLAGARWPARETSSRRPGRWGPAGRRWPAPRGSGSRR from the coding sequence ATGACGTTGCCGAGGACCGTGAAGGTGCTGCTGGCCGCCCGATTCGTCAACCGTCTCGGCGCCTTCTCGATGCCGTTCCTCGCGGTTCTCCTGGTACAGGACCACGGCGCATCCGTGGGTGTCGCCGGCCTCGCCGTCGGCGCCTTCGGGGCGGCGACCATCGTGTCGCGTCTGCTCGGCGGACGCCTCGTCGCGGTGGCCGGGTCGAAGGCAGCCGTGGTGATCGGCCTGTGCGGGACCGCGGGCGCCCAGCTCGTCGTCGCCGTCGCACCCAGCCTGGCCGTCGCCCTGGCCGGGGCGGTCCTGCTGGGACTGTGCTTCGAGATCTACGAGCCGGCGAGCCAGGGCCTGATCGCCGACGTCACACCCGACCCGCTCCTTCCTGCCGCCTACGGGCTGCTCGCCGTCACGCTGTCGGCGGCCGGCCTGGTCGCAGGGCTGATCGCGGCGGCGGTGGGCAGCGCCGGGCTCTCCTGGCTGTTCGCCGTCGACGCGGCCACGGCGCTCGCGTGCGCCGTGCTCATCGCCACCGCGATGCCGTCGACACCGCGCCACCCCCGTGACCCGTCGACGCGGGCGCGCCCCTGGACGGACCGGCGCCTCCTCGCGCTCACGGTCACCGGCACTGCCTTCGCCACCGTTTACCTGGCCGTCCCCATGGCGCTGCCGTTCGCCCTCGCGGCCGCGGGTCGCGAACCCGCCGAGGCGGGCCTGCTCGCGGCGCTGGGAGCCCTGGTCATCCTGGCCGGCCAGCCAGTGCTGCGCCGTCACGCCGACCCGGACCGGCGCATGGTCTGCGGGTACCTGCTCGTCGCGGCCGGCCTGGCCGTCGCCGGGACCTTCCCGGACCTCACCGGCTACACGATCTCGGCGGTCGTCATCGCCCTGGGCGAGTGCCTGCTGCTCGGGTACGCCTCCACGCTCGTGGCGCGGCTGGCGCCGGCGGATGCCAAGGCCGCCTACTTCTCGGTCTACGGCATCACCTGGGGCATCGCCCTCACCGTCGGGCCGCCGCTCATGGGCGCAGCTCTCGCGCACGGCCCTCGCACCTTCTGGCTCGTCGCGGCGGGCACCATGCTCGCGACGGCGGCGGCCCATCGACTGCTGGCCGGGGCCAGGTGGCCGGCTAGGGAGACGTCGTCGCGGCGCCCTGGGCGCTGGGGGCCAGCCGGCCGACGATGGCCGGCGCCTCGCGGATCAGGGAGTCGTCGGTGA
- a CDS encoding TetR/AcrR family transcriptional regulator C-terminal domain-containing protein, producing MRERIPLNRERVVTAAVAVADQKGAAGVTMRAVAGQLGVEAMSLYNHVAGREDILDGMVDAVFAEIDLPVASPGAGGDWAAAMRSRAGSARAALRRHPWAVGLMDSRSTPGPSTLRHHDAVLGALRAGGFSPVLAARAISLIDSYVYGFVLQELSLPYTGAAELDQIAGQLLRDLPAAEYPHLAEVTVAYAGRPDFDQAAEFEYGLALVLGALHPDEART from the coding sequence ATGAGGGAGCGCATCCCGCTGAACCGGGAGCGGGTGGTCACGGCCGCCGTCGCGGTGGCCGACCAGAAGGGCGCGGCCGGGGTCACCATGCGCGCCGTGGCCGGGCAGCTGGGCGTCGAGGCGATGTCGCTCTACAACCACGTCGCCGGGCGCGAGGACATCCTCGACGGCATGGTCGACGCGGTCTTCGCCGAGATCGACCTGCCGGTTGCGTCGCCGGGCGCGGGGGGCGACTGGGCGGCGGCGATGCGCTCGCGGGCCGGTTCGGCACGGGCCGCTCTGCGGCGGCACCCCTGGGCCGTCGGCCTCATGGACTCCCGCAGCACGCCGGGCCCGTCGACGCTGCGCCACCACGACGCCGTCCTGGGCGCACTGCGGGCCGGCGGCTTCTCCCCCGTGCTGGCGGCGCGCGCCATCTCACTGATCGACAGCTACGTCTACGGGTTCGTGCTGCAGGAGCTGAGCCTGCCGTACACCGGCGCCGCCGAGCTCGACCAGATCGCCGGTCAGCTGCTGCGCGACCTGCCGGCCGCCGAGTACCCGCACCTCGCCGAGGTCACTGTCGCGTACGCCGGGCGGCCGGACTTCGACCAGGCGGCCGAGTTCGAGTACGGCCTCGCGCTGGTCCTCGGCGCCCTGCACCCCGACGAGGCCAGGACCTGA
- a CDS encoding DUF2188 domain-containing protein produces the protein MPRGDRWANVFEDGERLIVSAGTKETAARMGRELARLRGVRHVIHERDDLSDRPARSRDLVHG, from the coding sequence GTGCCGCGCGGTGATCGCTGGGCGAACGTCTTCGAGGACGGCGAGCGACTGATCGTCAGCGCCGGCACCAAGGAGACGGCGGCGCGCATGGGTCGCGAGCTGGCCCGGCTGCGCGGCGTCCGCCACGTCATCCACGAGCGCGACGACCTCTCCGACCGCCCCGCACGCAGCCGCGACCTCGTCCACGGCTGA
- a CDS encoding helix-turn-helix transcriptional regulator, translating into MKETSARLLRLLALLQSAPDRSGADLAERLGVDARTVRRDVEKLRSLGYPVEATAGLAGYRLGSGAQLPPLLLDDDEAVAVAVGLRTAAGGTVAGIEESSLRALTKLERMLPSRLRHRVGTLHAVTVPLPAGATPVDPDVLTAVAAACRAHEQLRFDYVAADGASAVRRTEPHRLLHTGRRWYLVAWDLDRADWRTFRVDRLRPRIPTGPRFTPRSPPDVEVSAAGIAAGGYRYVARIVLHVPLAVAADRVAPSVGTLSAEGGDGDSCVLVAGSNSLDEIAVWVALFGFEFEVLEPPELVSRVAELAGLLSRAAGRS; encoded by the coding sequence ATGAAGGAGACGTCCGCGCGCCTGCTCCGGCTGCTGGCGCTGCTGCAGTCCGCCCCCGACCGCAGCGGCGCCGACCTGGCCGAACGCCTCGGCGTCGACGCGCGCACCGTCCGCCGCGACGTCGAGAAGCTCCGGTCGCTCGGCTACCCGGTCGAGGCGACGGCGGGCCTGGCCGGCTACCGCCTGGGCTCCGGCGCCCAGCTGCCGCCGTTGCTCCTCGACGACGACGAGGCGGTCGCCGTCGCCGTCGGGCTGCGCACGGCCGCCGGTGGCACCGTCGCCGGCATCGAGGAGAGCTCGCTGCGGGCGCTCACCAAACTGGAGCGGATGCTGCCGTCGCGGCTGCGGCACCGGGTCGGCACGCTGCACGCCGTCACCGTGCCGCTGCCCGCCGGGGCCACGCCGGTCGACCCCGACGTGCTGACGGCGGTGGCCGCGGCCTGCCGGGCGCACGAGCAGCTCCGCTTCGACTACGTGGCGGCCGACGGTGCGTCCGCGGTGCGGCGGACGGAGCCGCACCGGCTGTTGCACACCGGCCGGCGCTGGTACCTGGTGGCGTGGGACCTCGACCGGGCCGACTGGCGGACGTTCCGGGTCGACCGGCTGCGGCCGCGGATCCCGACCGGGCCTCGCTTCACGCCGCGCTCACCACCTGATGTGGAGGTGAGCGCGGCGGGGATCGCTGCGGGGGGTTATCGGTACGTGGCGCGCATCGTGTTGCACGTGCCGCTTGCCGTGGCCGCCGACAGGGTGGCGCCGTCCGTCGGGACGCTGTCGGCGGAGGGTGGTGACGGCGACAGCTGCGTCCTGGTCGCGGGGTCCAACTCGCTGGACGAGATCGCGGTGTGGGTCGCGCTGTTCGGCTTCGAGTTCGAGGTGCTCGAGCCGCCGGAGCTGGTGTCGCGGGTGGCCGAGTTGGCCGGGCTGCTCTCTCGTGCCGCTGGTCGGTCCTGA
- a CDS encoding epoxide hydrolase family protein, whose protein sequence is MTTTSDTTITPFRLEITDAELADLHARLDATRWPAPLPGDGWDTGVPTGWLRDLARYWRHEYDWRVAERELNSYPQFTTEIDGQTIHFLHVRSPHDDALPLVLTHGWPGSIVEFLDLIGPLTDPVAHGGDAADAFHVVIPSLPGYGLSGPLNEPGWTMERIGAAWAELMSRLGYERYGTQGGDMGGTVSPAVARVAPDRVVGVHTNGGPGPIAPFPMPDDERATLTDLEKDRVARIEAFMQEEFGYIAIQSTRPQTLAYGLVDSPVAQLAWIMDKFREWTHPREADPLTVVDRDRLLTNVMLYWLTGTGGSAAYAGYAQAPAWGVTKEISGVPTAALVFAHDVAIRRYAETENRITRWNDVDRGGHFAALEEPELLLADVREFFRDLR, encoded by the coding sequence ATGACGACAACGAGCGACACGACCATCACCCCGTTCCGCCTCGAGATCACCGACGCGGAGCTCGCCGACCTGCACGCCCGCCTCGACGCCACCCGCTGGCCGGCGCCGCTGCCGGGCGACGGCTGGGACACCGGCGTGCCGACCGGCTGGCTACGCGACCTGGCGCGGTACTGGCGCCACGAGTACGACTGGCGCGTCGCGGAGCGTGAGCTGAACTCGTACCCGCAGTTCACGACCGAGATCGACGGTCAGACCATCCACTTCCTGCACGTCCGGTCGCCCCACGACGACGCGCTGCCGCTGGTCCTCACCCACGGCTGGCCGGGCTCGATCGTCGAGTTCCTCGACCTCATCGGCCCGCTGACCGACCCCGTCGCGCACGGCGGCGACGCGGCCGACGCCTTCCACGTCGTCATCCCCTCGCTGCCCGGGTACGGGCTGTCCGGCCCGCTGAACGAGCCCGGCTGGACCATGGAGCGCATCGGCGCCGCCTGGGCCGAGCTGATGAGCCGGCTCGGCTACGAGCGCTACGGCACGCAGGGCGGCGACATGGGCGGCACGGTCTCGCCCGCCGTCGCCCGGGTGGCGCCCGACCGCGTCGTCGGCGTGCACACCAACGGCGGACCCGGCCCGATCGCGCCGTTCCCGATGCCCGACGACGAGCGCGCCACCCTGACCGATCTGGAGAAGGACCGTGTCGCCCGGATCGAGGCGTTCATGCAGGAGGAGTTCGGCTACATCGCCATCCAGTCGACCCGGCCGCAGACCCTCGCGTACGGGCTCGTCGACTCCCCCGTCGCGCAGCTGGCCTGGATCATGGACAAGTTCCGCGAGTGGACCCACCCCCGCGAGGCCGACCCGCTCACCGTCGTCGACCGGGACCGCCTGCTCACCAACGTCATGCTCTACTGGCTGACCGGCACCGGAGGGTCGGCGGCCTACGCCGGGTACGCGCAGGCGCCGGCTTGGGGCGTCACGAAGGAGATCTCCGGGGTGCCGACGGCGGCACTGGTCTTCGCGCACGACGTCGCCATCCGCCGGTACGCCGAGACGGAGAACCGGATCACGCGCTGGAACGACGTCGACCGCGGCGGCCATTTCGCGGCGCTCGAGGAGCCGGAGCTGCTGCTCGCCGACGTGCGCGAATTCTTCCGCGACCTGCGCTGA
- a CDS encoding sugar-binding domain-containing protein translates to MPSIPSERLALLFKVAHMYHVEGLRQPDIATRLHVTQSKVSRLLKEAVSLGVVRTVVVTPPGVFAELEYALRERYGLRDVVIAGTQSDDEASVLGAVGAAGAAYVESTLLPGDRIGISSRSLSLLAVVEAMAPVPARSAEVVVQILGAIGNPAVQVQATRLTDRLAELTGAEPVYLVAPGVVASLEVRDGLLADPHISRAVAAWDSLTTVLLGIGSMSTSPLRRPSGPAFPALDLDALSAGGAVGDVCLNFFDGDGAPVHSGLHDRVLGISADALRQVPRRIGVGGGPLKVDAIRGAIRGGWIDVLVTDQHTARRLLA, encoded by the coding sequence GTGCCGAGCATCCCGTCCGAGCGCCTCGCCCTGCTGTTCAAGGTCGCGCACATGTACCACGTCGAGGGCCTGCGCCAGCCCGACATCGCGACCCGCCTGCACGTCACCCAGTCCAAGGTGTCGCGACTGCTCAAAGAGGCCGTCAGCCTCGGCGTCGTCCGCACCGTCGTCGTCACCCCGCCCGGCGTGTTCGCCGAGCTCGAGTACGCGCTGCGCGAGCGGTACGGCCTGCGCGACGTCGTCATCGCCGGCACCCAGTCCGACGACGAGGCGTCGGTGCTGGGGGCCGTCGGCGCGGCCGGCGCGGCGTACGTCGAGAGCACGCTGCTGCCCGGCGACCGCATCGGCATCTCGTCGCGGTCGCTCTCGCTGCTCGCCGTCGTCGAGGCCATGGCGCCGGTCCCCGCCCGCTCGGCCGAGGTGGTGGTGCAGATACTGGGCGCCATCGGCAACCCGGCCGTGCAGGTGCAGGCGACCCGGCTCACCGACCGGCTGGCCGAGCTGACCGGCGCCGAGCCCGTCTACCTGGTCGCGCCCGGCGTCGTGGCGTCCCTGGAGGTGCGCGACGGGCTGCTGGCGGACCCGCACATCTCCCGCGCGGTCGCGGCGTGGGACTCGTTGACGACGGTGCTGCTCGGCATCGGCAGCATGAGCACGTCACCGCTGCGCCGTCCGTCCGGCCCGGCGTTCCCGGCGCTGGACCTGGATGCGCTGTCCGCCGGCGGCGCCGTCGGCGACGTCTGCCTGAACTTCTTCGACGGCGACGGCGCCCCCGTCCACTCCGGGCTGCACGACCGCGTGCTCGGCATCAGCGCCGACGCGCTGCGGCAGGTGCCGCGGCGCATCGGGGTCGGCGGCGGGCCGCTCAAGGTCGACGCCATCCGCGGGGCGATCCGCGGCGGCTGGATCGACGTTCTGGTCACCGACCAGCACACCGCGCGGCGGCTGCTCGCCTAG
- a CDS encoding NAD(P)-dependent oxidoreductase codes for MSSDGIRRVCVVGASGKLGQYLVRQALDRGYEVVGVCRERSVAKLDAFAGRITVVPGPTNDPAVIGKAVAGCDGVLTVLVPWGVHQYSSGTAQAVLDHADPGARLVFSCGWHVPRDENDHYTRRFRATVRITSRLARLARVIDVDDQVEAARRIYASDRRWTLVRASDLEEGESQGLPVWRRHVGDPVLASNLTRRVDFALFMIEALTDDSLIREAPAIVGRLAPSAQGAATTSP; via the coding sequence ATGAGCAGTGACGGCATCCGCAGGGTCTGCGTCGTCGGCGCTTCGGGCAAGCTCGGGCAGTACCTGGTCCGGCAGGCGCTGGACCGCGGTTACGAGGTCGTCGGGGTCTGCCGTGAGCGCAGCGTCGCGAAGCTCGACGCGTTCGCCGGCCGCATCACCGTCGTGCCCGGCCCCACCAACGACCCCGCCGTGATCGGAAAGGCCGTGGCGGGGTGCGACGGCGTGCTGACGGTGCTCGTGCCGTGGGGCGTGCACCAGTACTCCTCGGGCACGGCGCAGGCGGTGCTCGACCACGCCGACCCGGGCGCGCGGCTGGTCTTCTCGTGCGGCTGGCACGTCCCGCGCGACGAGAACGACCACTACACCCGACGGTTCCGGGCGACGGTCCGCATCACCTCGCGGCTGGCCAGGCTCGCCCGCGTCATCGACGTCGACGACCAGGTCGAGGCCGCCCGGCGCATCTACGCGAGCGACCGGCGCTGGACCCTCGTCCGCGCCAGCGACCTGGAGGAGGGCGAGAGCCAGGGGCTGCCGGTCTGGCGCCGCCACGTCGGCGACCCGGTGCTCGCCAGCAACCTGACCCGGCGGGTCGACTTCGCGCTGTTCATGATCGAGGCGCTCACCGACGACTCCCTGATCCGCGAGGCGCCGGCCATCGTCGGCCGGCTGGCCCCCAGCGCCCAGGGCGCCGCGACGACGTCTCCCTAG
- a CDS encoding PAS domain S-box protein, whose translation MPQELPTIVVIDDSTEVRAVVTARLRLSGLLEVVGEGGDGTEAVGLAFQHQPSLLLLDLSMPVMDGLEALPGILAVSPSTQVVVYSGFEEGGLAQSAEELGAAGFIEKSLPIDRLAGELLARLPERHVVPGPRDRPARMTVVPDPSADPSARPPTPGHDQRVLDEHLERFREVFEQAAIGMATMTLTGSIVRANRALSDLMGCKPHELVGLDYGRLTSGRGDLLDAALFDITRMSADVVHLEHDVSGTAEHRKVLATLAPVRDSRGQALYVFLQVQDITQQRAAEEELRRSEERFRLLVDAVRDYAIFMLDPFGHVTSWNAGAERIKGYSATEIIGQHFRIFYPQDKRDEEHPEYELQQALRTGSYGEEGWRIRKDGTTFWANVLITAVFNEMGEHIGFAKVTRDMTEARRTMEERDASAAALADANEQLQRAADEQKQFLAVTVHELRTPASVLSGTADTLSRHWAELSSADRDRLLHSMSSSAIRLQRLVTDLLTTSRLDADALQLRPAPTSLAVLVATAIETVRSTRPGAVIAAHLDPDVEVLADPGRLVQAVENLIANAAHHGAPPVEVGIGVGGGVARVEVTDAGLGVPAEVRERLFERFSTGDGARGTGLGLYIARALARAHDGDVVYEPGTSDQPSGTFVLTIPLVPGPDA comes from the coding sequence ATGCCGCAGGAGCTGCCGACCATCGTCGTCATCGACGATTCCACCGAGGTTCGGGCCGTGGTCACGGCCCGGCTTCGGCTGTCGGGCCTCCTCGAGGTCGTGGGCGAGGGCGGCGACGGCACCGAGGCGGTCGGCCTGGCGTTCCAGCACCAGCCGTCGCTGCTGCTCCTCGACCTCTCGATGCCGGTCATGGACGGCCTCGAGGCGCTGCCCGGCATCCTCGCCGTCTCGCCCTCGACCCAAGTGGTGGTCTACAGCGGGTTCGAGGAGGGCGGGCTGGCCCAGAGCGCCGAAGAGCTGGGCGCCGCCGGCTTCATCGAGAAGTCGCTGCCCATCGACCGCCTCGCCGGCGAGCTGCTGGCCCGGCTCCCCGAGCGCCACGTCGTGCCCGGCCCGCGCGACCGGCCGGCCCGCATGACCGTCGTCCCGGACCCGTCGGCCGACCCGTCCGCCCGCCCGCCCACTCCCGGCCACGACCAGCGCGTCCTCGACGAGCACCTCGAGCGGTTCCGCGAGGTGTTCGAGCAGGCCGCCATCGGCATGGCGACCATGACGCTGACCGGCAGCATCGTGCGCGCCAACCGCGCGCTCAGCGACCTCATGGGCTGCAAGCCGCACGAGCTGGTCGGCCTCGACTACGGCCGGCTGACCAGTGGCCGCGGCGACCTCCTCGACGCCGCGCTGTTCGACATCACCCGCATGTCCGCCGACGTCGTCCACCTCGAGCACGACGTCAGCGGCACCGCCGAGCACCGGAAGGTGCTGGCCACCCTGGCGCCTGTCCGCGACTCCCGCGGCCAGGCGCTCTACGTCTTCCTGCAGGTACAGGACATCACCCAGCAGCGCGCCGCCGAAGAGGAGCTGCGCCGCAGCGAAGAGCGGTTCCGGCTGCTGGTCGACGCCGTCCGCGACTACGCGATCTTCATGCTCGACCCGTTCGGCCACGTCACCAGCTGGAACGCCGGCGCCGAGCGCATCAAGGGCTACTCGGCCACGGAGATCATCGGCCAGCACTTCCGCATCTTCTACCCGCAGGACAAGCGCGACGAGGAGCACCCCGAGTACGAGCTCCAGCAGGCGCTGCGCACGGGCTCGTACGGCGAAGAGGGCTGGCGGATCCGCAAGGACGGCACCACGTTCTGGGCGAACGTGCTGATCACGGCCGTGTTCAACGAGATGGGCGAGCACATCGGGTTCGCGAAGGTCACCCGCGACATGACCGAGGCCCGCCGCACCATGGAAGAGCGCGACGCCTCGGCGGCCGCCCTCGCCGACGCCAACGAGCAGCTCCAGCGGGCCGCCGACGAGCAGAAGCAGTTCCTCGCCGTCACCGTGCACGAGCTGCGCACCCCCGCGTCGGTCCTCAGCGGCACGGCCGACACCCTCAGCCGGCACTGGGCCGAGCTCAGCAGCGCCGACCGCGACCGGCTGCTGCACAGCATGTCCAGCAGCGCCATCCGGCTGCAGCGCCTGGTCACCGACCTGCTCACCACGTCGCGGCTCGACGCCGACGCCCTGCAGCTGCGCCCGGCCCCCACCTCGCTGGCGGTGCTGGTGGCGACGGCCATCGAGACCGTCCGCTCGACCCGTCCGGGCGCCGTCATCGCCGCGCACCTCGACCCCGACGTCGAGGTGCTCGCCGACCCCGGGCGTCTGGTGCAGGCGGTCGAGAACCTCATCGCCAACGCCGCGCACCACGGCGCGCCGCCGGTCGAGGTCGGCATCGGCGTCGGTGGCGGCGTCGCCCGGGTCGAGGTCACCGACGCCGGCCTGGGCGTGCCGGCCGAGGTCCGCGAGCGACTGTTCGAGCGGTTCAGCACCGGCGACGGCGCCCGCGGCACCGGTCTCGGGCTCTACATCGCCCGCGCGCTCGCCCGCGCCCACGACGGCGACGTCGTCTACGAGCCCGGCACCTCCGACCAGCCGTCCGGGACGTTCGTCCTGACGATCCCCCTGGTGCCCGGGCCCGATGCCTGA
- a CDS encoding CGNR zinc finger domain-containing protein, with protein MRFDSHVVDLLTIAAELVNAQTCDHAGGRPAHAPTGPGLRDELGRILVRDEGRPVVEDRDVRVLARFAHDARRIFEAAADEDLGSAAVATNALLSWARPMPRLDPHDDTWDMHFHGPSDRLGDGWAAGCAAALTMALGSAGVGRLGVCSAPVCDRVYVDRSKNGTRSFCGLTCQNRVKNARHRQSRTT; from the coding sequence ATGCGTTTTGACAGTCACGTGGTGGACCTGCTGACGATCGCCGCCGAGCTCGTCAACGCCCAGACCTGCGACCATGCCGGCGGCCGGCCGGCGCATGCTCCGACGGGTCCTGGCCTCCGCGACGAGCTGGGCCGGATCCTCGTGCGGGACGAAGGGCGGCCCGTCGTCGAGGACCGTGACGTGCGGGTGCTCGCCCGCTTCGCGCACGACGCACGGCGGATCTTCGAGGCGGCGGCCGACGAGGACCTCGGCTCGGCGGCGGTCGCGACCAACGCCCTGCTGTCCTGGGCTCGCCCGATGCCGAGGCTGGACCCGCACGACGACACCTGGGACATGCACTTCCACGGCCCGTCCGACCGGCTCGGCGACGGCTGGGCCGCGGGTTGCGCGGCCGCGCTCACCATGGCCCTGGGCAGCGCGGGAGTCGGACGGCTCGGCGTCTGCTCCGCACCGGTCTGTGATCGCGTCTATGTCGACCGGTCGAAGAACGGCACCCGCAGCTTCTGTGGCCTCACCTGTCAGAACCGCGTCAAGAACGCCCGGCACCGCCAGAGCCGGACGACCTAG
- a CDS encoding carbohydrate ABC transporter permease codes for MAVPTLTAPPADRELTPSPHRPRRGGWTALRYAALIGAALVFVGPFVWIWISSLRNSADIGRDPFGLPTELNWDNYYNAFVTGRFGAYLGNTFLYVAFVVPLVVLLASMAAYALTLVRTKITTLLFVLMLLGVMVPFQSIMIPQYYVVRDLGLLGSYWGIIVPSLALGLPFGVFLMRAFFLGLPGELRDAARVDGASELRVFWHVMLPLARPGILSLAVFQFMFTWNAFLIPLLYGQHENLRPVASGIMFFVGEYNTDRAAIAAAVTLTCLPVIVTYLFLQRYFIAGMTAGALK; via the coding sequence ATGGCCGTCCCGACACTCACCGCACCACCCGCGGACCGCGAGCTGACGCCGTCGCCCCATCGGCCTCGGCGCGGCGGCTGGACCGCGCTGCGCTACGCCGCGCTCATCGGGGCCGCGCTGGTCTTCGTCGGCCCGTTCGTGTGGATCTGGATCTCCTCGCTGCGCAACTCCGCCGACATCGGCCGCGACCCGTTCGGCCTGCCGACGGAGCTGAACTGGGACAACTACTACAACGCGTTCGTGACCGGCCGGTTCGGCGCCTACCTCGGCAACACGTTCCTGTACGTGGCCTTCGTGGTGCCGCTGGTGGTGCTGCTGGCGTCGATGGCGGCGTACGCGCTGACGCTGGTGCGCACGAAGATCACGACCCTGCTGTTCGTGCTGATGCTGCTGGGCGTCATGGTCCCGTTCCAGTCGATCATGATCCCCCAGTACTACGTGGTGCGCGACCTCGGGCTGCTGGGCAGCTACTGGGGCATCATCGTGCCGTCGCTGGCGCTGGGGCTGCCGTTCGGCGTCTTCCTCATGCGGGCGTTCTTCCTGGGCCTGCCCGGCGAACTGCGCGACGCCGCTCGTGTGGACGGGGCCAGCGAACTGCGGGTGTTCTGGCACGTCATGCTGCCGCTGGCCCGGCCCGGCATCCTGTCGCTGGCGGTGTTCCAGTTCATGTTCACGTGGAACGCGTTCCTCATCCCGCTGCTCTACGGCCAGCACGAGAACCTGCGGCCGGTGGCGTCGGGGATCATGTTCTTCGTCGGCGAGTACAACACCGACCGCGCCGCCATCGCCGCCGCCGTCACGCTGACCTGCCTGCCGGTCATCGTCACGTACCTGTTCCTGCAGCGGTACTTCATCGCCGGCATGACGGCGGGAGCGCTCAAGTGA